The genomic interval AGCACCGCGCCGATCAGCGGGGCGGCGGTGGTACCGGCGTTCAGGGCGAGACGGTACATGGCGAAGACCATCACCCTGCGCCGGGGCGCGATCCCCGCGCTGACCACCTCGGCGGAGGCTGGGCGGTAGACCTGGCCGGCGGCACCGAGTGCGGTGACCACGACCAGCAGCAGGGGGTAGGAGCCCACCCAGAGGACGGCGGCGGTGAGCGCGGCGGTGAGCGTCATCGAGCCGCTGATCGCCCTTCGCGTGCCGATCCGGTCCGCCAGCCAGCCGCCGAGCAGTGCTCCGGCGATCCCGCCCGCGCCGTTGGCGCCGAGCGCGATGCCTGCCTGAACGAAGTCGTAGCCGCCCTGGACCAGGTAGAGCACGAGAAACACCTGGAGGAAGCCGCCCAGCCGGTTGACGAAGATCCCGGCGATGACGGCCTTGACCTCGGCCGGAGCTTCCCGCCAGGTCGCCACCACCCCGGTCGCCTCGGCGTCCATGGGCTCCTGACGGGAGGTCACTGCCGGATGTTCCCTTCTCGGAAGTCGGCCTCGCCGGACCCTCCGGCTTCGTCCGCCGGGACCAGGGTGACGGCGTGAGCCGCCGCGTCCAGGGCCTCGGCGCACTCCGCGGCGGTGGCAGCGGTGACAACGATCAGGGCGTAACGGCACGTCACATGCGCGGCCGGCGGAAGCAGCAGTGACTGGCCGGGCTCGGCGAGGATCTCCAGCCGGTCCACGGAGGCGGGCAGCCTGGCCTCGTCGACCTGGACGGATCCGACGACCGTGTCCCGCTCGGGGTACAGGAAGCGGATCGCCGCCGCGCCGTGCGGCCGTACCCGTGCCTGCGGACGGATGCCGAGCCCGAGCGAGGCCGCGGCAAGTCCGGCGTCCACGCCGGTGACCAGGCGGCCGAGATAGGGGATCAGGTCACCGCCGCTTCGCGCGTTGATCTCGACCAGCCGTGGGCCGCGGGCGGTGAGCCTCCACTCGGTGTGGGTCCACCCCCGGGTGAGACCGACGGCCGCGTGCGTCGCGTTGAGGCACGCGGCCAGGGCCGGGTCCTCCAACAGCGGGTCGGCGGCATCGACGGTGTGGCCGACCTCCTCGAAGTGCGGAGGGAAGCCGAGTTCCTTGCGGGCGACGAACAGCGGGGTGACGCTGCCGTCCCAGCAGAGGCTGTCGACGCTGATCTCCGGGCCGTCCAGGTACTCCTCGATCACCACCGGGGCCGGGAACCGCTCCCGTACTTCTGGCATGGAGCACGCGGCGACGGAGTCGAAGACGGACAGCAGCCGTTCGCGGTCGGTGACCAGAGTGGTGCCGTTGCTGCCGACCAGGGCGCGCGGCTTGACGACGACGGGGTAGCCGACGCGTTCTGCCACCGCCAGGGCCTCGGTGGAGTCGCGGGCGGTGGCCGCGGCCACCGGTGAGACTCCGGCCCGGCCCAGGGCCTGCCGGGTGGCGAACTTGTCACGGCAGGTACGCACCACCTCCGGGGGCATCGTGGGCAGGCCGAGAGCCCGCGCGAGCAACGCCGAGGCCAGAATGCGGGTCTCGTCCCAGCACACGACGGCGTCGGCAGGGATGTCCCGCGCGGCCTCGATCATCGCCTCGGCGTCCAGCGTGTCCACGACCGTGTGGCCGCACACCGAGTCCCGTTCCCAGGAAGGTTCCTCCTCCTTGAACAGCCACAGCCGGTACTCCTTCGCGACGGACTCCAGCAGATAGCCGCGAGTGAGTTCCCCCATCGGACTGACAAGGATCAGTAATGGCCGGCTGTCCCCGACTGTCCGCCTGTCGGCGTCCGTTCCCCGATGCATGTTCCCCGTTACCTCTCTTTGTGCTGATGGCCTTTGCCGCCGCCGCTCCGCGGCGTCACCCGCCCCGCCCGGCTTCCAGCGGCACTGCGCCGGCGCTGTCGAGGTGTTCCGTTCGCCGCACCGACCTGAGGCACGGTAGCGCCATGTGGATGACCACATGCGTGACAGTGATCGCGAGCAGCGTGGCACGGACACCGAAGGCGTCGACCGCGCCGCCGACGGCCGCGTACCCGAGCGGCGCGAACGCCAGGGAGCCCAGCCAGTCGTAGGAGCTGACCCGGGCGATGACCCCGGGCGGGACGCGTTCCTGGAGCGCCGTCTCCCACAGGGTGTCCGCGGCGTTGAGCCCCGCGGCTGCCACGGCGGCGCCGAGCAGCAGGGCTGCCAGCCCGGCTCCCGACCACAGCGCCACCAGAAACGGCACGTCGAGCAGCAGGAGGGCGGCCGCGAGCATCAGGGGCCGGTGTGGCCGCCAGCGCAGCAGTGGGAACCCCGCCACGAGGGCTCCCACGGCACGCGCGGTGAGGACGGCCGCCCAGCCGGTCACGCCGACGGTGGACCGGGCGATCCCGGGCCCGGCGACGTAGATCGCGGGCAGTACGGTCGCCTGGTAGACGGCGAAGCTGGTCACCATCATCCAGATCCACGGCTGTGAGACGAACGTTCGCCAGCCCTCGGTCACGTCCCTCAGCAGCCGGGCGTGCGGCTGGCGGGTGCGCAGTCCGGCGGGCAGCCCGGCCATGGCCACCGCGGCGGCAGCGAAGCTGGCGGCGTCCACGGCGAGCGCCCAGCCCGGCCCGGCCACGGTGACCAGCACTCCGGCGCACGGCGGTCCGAGGATACCGAAAGCGTTCCTGGCCACCCGCATCACGGAATTGGCCTGCTGGAGCAGGTTCTTGGGCGCGATGTCGGGGACCGCGCCGGTGGTGGCGGGCAGCGCGAAGGCGCCCGCGCAGCCGTAGAGGATCTGCAGCAGTGCCAGATGCCATACCCGCCCGGCGCCGGAGAGCAGCAGCAGGGCGGTGACCGCCTGACAGAGCGCCATGCAGACATCGGTGCCCAGCAGCACCTTGCGGCGTTCCAGACGGTCGCCCGCGACCCCGCCCAGCAGGACGAGCGCGACCTTGGGCAGGACCGTCGCGCCGAGTACCAGGCCCACGTCGCCGGCGTCGCCGCCGATCGCGAACACCGCGAAGGGCAGCGCCACCTGGGTCATGGCGGTGCCCAGTTCCGACACCGAACGGCCCACGAAGTAGCGGCGAAACGCGGGCTGCCGCAACACCGCGAAGTCACGCGTCGCGTTCATGTGCGGTCCTCCGCGGGCTCGGCCGCCAGCCGGACCCGGTCGATCTTCCCGGCCGCGGTACGGGGAAGTGCCGGGCGTTCGACGATCGTGGCCGGCCGGGCGGCGGCGGGCAGCCGTTCGGCGAGCCAGGCGCGCAGCGTCCGCGGGGACACGCCGACGGACGAGGCGACCACATAGGCGCTGATGTGCGTGCGCTCCGGTCGCTCCGCCTCGCGCACCACGGCGGCGGCCTCGACCACGTCCGGGTGTTCTTCCAGCGCGGCTTCCACCGCGCCCAGCTCGACGCGGTGGCCACGGAGTTTCACCTGCGCGTCGTCGCGGCCGAGGAATTCCAGTACGCCGTCGGGGCGGGCGCGGGCCCGGTCTCCGGTGCGGTAGCAGCGCCGTGGCCCGTCCGGGGTGTCGAGGGTGAGGAAGCGCCGCAGGGTGGCCTGGGGCGCGTCGAGGTATCCGTCGGCCAGACCGTGCCCGTACAGCACGACCTCCCCCTCGCCGGGCGGGTCGAGGAACATCCCGGAGCCGGGCAGGGGCTCGCCGAGGCCGACGCGAGCGGGGTCTCGGACATGGTCGGCACTGGCCCAGATGGTGGCCTCGGTGGGGCCGTACAGGTTCCACAACTGCGCGCAGCGGGGCAGCAGTTGCTCGGCGAGCGACGTGGTGAGCGCCTCACCGCCGCACCAGAGGCGACCGTCCGGCAGCCCTTTCCAGCCCCAGGCCAGCAACAGCCGCCAGAAGCTCGGCGTGGCCTGGACGACGTCGGGCCTTCGCCGGCCGACGAAGTCGGCGAACGA from Streptomyces sp. CC0208 carries:
- a CDS encoding ATP-grasp domain-containing protein; this encodes MGELTRGYLLESVAKEYRLWLFKEEEPSWERDSVCGHTVVDTLDAEAMIEAARDIPADAVVCWDETRILASALLARALGLPTMPPEVVRTCRDKFATRQALGRAGVSPVAAATARDSTEALAVAERVGYPVVVKPRALVGSNGTTLVTDRERLLSVFDSVAACSMPEVRERFPAPVVIEEYLDGPEISVDSLCWDGSVTPLFVARKELGFPPHFEEVGHTVDAADPLLEDPALAACLNATHAAVGLTRGWTHTEWRLTARGPRLVEINARSGGDLIPYLGRLVTGVDAGLAAASLGLGIRPQARVRPHGAAAIRFLYPERDTVVGSVQVDEARLPASVDRLEILAEPGQSLLLPPAAHVTCRYALIVVTAATAAECAEALDAAAHAVTLVPADEAGGSGEADFREGNIRQ
- a CDS encoding MFS transporter, with translation MNATRDFAVLRQPAFRRYFVGRSVSELGTAMTQVALPFAVFAIGGDAGDVGLVLGATVLPKVALVLLGGVAGDRLERRKVLLGTDVCMALCQAVTALLLLSGAGRVWHLALLQILYGCAGAFALPATTGAVPDIAPKNLLQQANSVMRVARNAFGILGPPCAGVLVTVAGPGWALAVDAASFAAAAVAMAGLPAGLRTRQPHARLLRDVTEGWRTFVSQPWIWMMVTSFAVYQATVLPAIYVAGPGIARSTVGVTGWAAVLTARAVGALVAGFPLLRWRPHRPLMLAAALLLLDVPFLVALWSGAGLAALLLGAAVAAAGLNAADTLWETALQERVPPGVIARVSSYDWLGSLAFAPLGYAAVGGAVDAFGVRATLLAITVTHVVIHMALPCLRSVRRTEHLDSAGAVPLEAGRGG
- a CDS encoding amino acid adenylation domain-containing protein; translated protein: MTATPPLPTTIWDAVLAHARRTPEVTAMHADGRDIGYRELIDRAGHTAALLREVCPAGSLVALEATGHAAAAVAVLAAARAGCAVLPLSAADPPHRRERVLRHAAPAGLLREAAPGEADLTVHCLSEAAFPTRAPDLTDIAYVMYTSGSTGEPKGVLVPHTALSDRLRGLAARPGLTAGESMAAVTALSFDIVMAELLLPLTLGARVEVAPAEARIDPESFADFVGRRRPDVVQATPSFWRLLLAWGWKGLPDGRLWCGGEALTTSLAEQLLPRCAQLWNLYGPTEATIWASADHVRDPARVGLGEPLPGSGMFLDPPGEGEVVLYGHGLADGYLDAPQATLRRFLTLDTPDGPRRCYRTGDRARARPDGVLEFLGRDDAQVKLRGHRVELGAVEAALEEHPDVVEAAAVVREAERPERTHISAYVVASSVGVSPRTLRAWLAERLPAAARPATIVERPALPRTAAGKIDRVRLAAEPAEDRT